In Spodoptera frugiperda isolate SF20-4 chromosome 3, AGI-APGP_CSIRO_Sfru_2.0, whole genome shotgun sequence, the genomic window ACCTCAAATACATCACCaattaatcacaaaaaaataatatgtaacctCATCATTCCCTCCCTTATGCACCCCAGAACTATTGCTCGCACCCGGCTCCAGCCATTTCAGCAGTGAACCCAACACTTTACTCTCACGAAAAGGATTCAAAAGCACTTTTATGTAATTCCTCGACATAACTATACTACTACGTCTATTTTTGGATAACGATAATTGTATCACAGCAAACCACTTAAGCTATAAGTTATGAAGGTCCATGCACAAGGACACTACGTTAGTTATTATGTAACACTTCTATCAACTTACAATTTTCCTGATAATTCTTGCAGCCATTTCTCTAATTTTTGCTAAATCGACGAGTGATAACTCCGCGGCGAAGGGCGGAGGGGGAGGAAATTGCAGCGCGGTTACTACGCATGACCGGAAATAGATATCAAGGACATTGACAGATGGtaagaattttaaaaaatataagtactttcattgggaataatattattacaaaaatattatctaattaatttattatgatacCAATTTCCAAACTAATAAATGAACTTTATAGAATTACTTGAAGCTTACCTAACACCCACAAACTGATTGTTTCCTCGGCGTACACCCACATTTTTAGcataaaagtaatcaaattacatacaatttattttctgaaGTATTCCTAGGTTAAATTTGTAgtggaaaaatgtttttgtaatttctttacCTCATTATAATGCACCGGAAGTTTATAGCATCATGGTAACACTGGTATAATCATGTGGAGCTAAAAGACTTAGTATCAAGATTTTCGTTTTCGTTACCTATAGAGATGTTTTATTACTGTAATAATCGATTTGATTTTAAATGCAAGCTTTTAACTTATCGATTTACTTACTTAGGCATCCCGTGATTTTCAAACGattacaatatttgtattaacaCTATCAATAAGTTAATGTATTAAATCATCATGTCATtcaacaacattaaaaaatatagatgaCCTGACTTGTCGGTTTGTAACTTTAAGGTAATTTATcgatatatattataaatgacTGATATAACTGACCATATTTTCACATATTCCATAATATGGAGAAACCGTCCAATCGAATAATAGAAACTTAGGCCTGAAACTGGGTAAAGTAGACGTCCGCGCGGTCCAATACCAAAGTGTAAATCAGACAGGCTctaattttagtaataatttataatccATGAATAAGATCATTTTTATACCATAATTTActgcaatgtttattttacgaaataattGAAGGACAAAATACTCGATTCTCGATATAAAACCGAAAAACATTTACTGCATCCTTAGTTTCCAATTGttattgtcaatgtcaaaaatcTTTGTGTCATCATGATGTTTACTGTTGACGCTGTCATGTTGTCAGTCAACAATGCTGTATTTGTGTCATTCAAATGAAACGAAAATACGGAcgtaatttataataatgtaattgatTACAAATACTTCTGACTACGAATCTTGTTTTCTATATTGTTGTAATTAGATATTACATGATTTTTCATTCTGTTATTCTAGAAAGTAGGTCGGCCATATAAAAATGGATCATCAGCCTCTTGCTTCGAAATTGGCTTCTTTATGCCTCATTTCACAATGTAAATTGAAAGAAATCCTGGTATTATGTGGAGATAAAAAGGACTTGATAATAGATCCTACACTTATCAAACCGTTGGAGAGAATTTGTGGCGTAAGCTGGCTTAGGTAAACTTCATTGtttattctattattacatGCTCAATATCATTtgcatttagttatttattagtctTTTGTCTACCATATTGAGTATCCATCCTAATTTGCTGGTCgatattatgatttatgtttattttttggctTTATCATACTTTGTATTCACTTCATAATGATTCacttcttaatttttaattttcagacaACATGGCATtgataaaatttacaaaatggACCCACAACTCGGGAGCACGGCCAATAAGATTCGAGTGTACTTCATACCTGCATgcattttgaaatataaatgtgtTTTGGACCAGATATCTTCAGTACTGAGCCAGAACCCTGCTTTAGCTGATCAGAAATGTTTCCACATTATAATAGTACCTAAAGTCCTTACTACATATGACTCAGTGTTAGAAAGTAAAGGATTGTATGGAATTGTGAAGCTTCATACATTTTCATGGGAGCTCATGGCACTAGATGAGCAGCTACTTAGTCTGGAACTACCATTCCTCTTCAAGCAGTTATTTGTTGAACAAAATCATTCCTTACTGTCCAGTATATCCATGTCCCTATGGAGTATGTTCCATGTTACTGGGAAGCCTCGAACTATATTCTCTGTTGGGAAACTATCTGCTAGTGTACTGGATATGTTAGAGATCTACAATGAAACTTATGCCAGAGACTTCCTTGACACCCACAGCTCTAAAGAAATTGGAGCTTTGATTGTCATTGACAGAAACCAAGACTATGCATCCAGTCTGCTCACCCCAGCTACTTACAGCGGTTTATTGAGTGAATTGTTTAACATAAACTGTGGACATCTAGACTTAAATGTGAAAGAAACTAAATTGAAGAAAGGAAAACTGAATTTTGGTTCAGAAGAGGAAGCTGGATCTTCCAAAAATACAACCATGACATTAGATAGTAATATAGATACTTTgtatggagaaataaaacacagGCACTTCTCTGAAGTCCTGAGTGTTCTCAGTTCTAAAGCTAAGCTTCTGAAGAATGAGGACATTAAAGCATTAGGgatacaagaaataaaacagTTTGTTGCAACTAAACTGCAACAGGTGTCACTTTTTAAACAGAATCTAGTCAACCATGTGCTTGCTTGTGAAACTATCATTTCGGAAATGAGCAACAAATTTGAGAATCTGAAGCTCGCTGAAACTGAAATGTTGAACAACAGAAATAAGAAGTCAAACTTCACTTTTGTCGATGAGAACTTTGGCAcagacatacatatttataatagctTGCGACTCATGTGCTTGCTCAGCCTGACCCAGTCTCTAACATATGATGAGTACAATGCTCTAATAAGCAAGTACCTACTTGCCTTTGGCTACAAATATCTGTATGTTTTCAACAATCTCATA contains:
- the LOC118273804 gene encoding vacuolar protein sorting-associated protein 33B — encoded protein: MDHQPLASKLASLCLISQCKLKEILVLCGDKKDLIIDPTLIKPLERICGVSWLRQHGIDKIYKMDPQLGSTANKIRVYFIPACILKYKCVLDQISSVLSQNPALADQKCFHIIIVPKVLTTYDSVLESKGLYGIVKLHTFSWELMALDEQLLSLELPFLFKQLFVEQNHSLLSSISMSLWSMFHVTGKPRTIFSVGKLSASVLDMLEIYNETYARDFLDTHSSKEIGALIVIDRNQDYASSLLTPATYSGLLSELFNINCGHLDLNVKETKLKKGKLNFGSEEEAGSSKNTTMTLDSNIDTLYGEIKHRHFSEVLSVLSSKAKLLKNEDIKALGIQEIKQFVATKLQQVSLFKQNLVNHVLACETIISEMSNKFENLKLAETEMLNNRNKKSNFTFVDENFGTDIHIYNSLRLMCLLSLTQSLTYDEYNALISKYLLAFGYKYLYVFNNLINAGLLVQPSSPKLSLNISNLGNLSDRLPKWQNEFQSTANKLKQLPSQADKVGKACPSYVFHGGYVPLIAVLCNALLTSDTFADALAKLSAVSDLRVGGTILEKFKDGIETLNEKLSNMKLQSDLEFGCKDVRGLARVLKSEPNKGGCFPLKPKTVLVYVIGGVNYAEVAACDVIQTNTGSKIIVASDCIASGADLMAANT